A stretch of Dromaius novaehollandiae isolate bDroNov1 chromosome 8, bDroNov1.hap1, whole genome shotgun sequence DNA encodes these proteins:
- the SASS6 gene encoding spindle assembly abnormal protein 6 homolog isoform X1, giving the protein MAAECLFNRPVCVQVRCQGCEERRLNVRVNIELLSISNPVHKKDLAVRLTDDSDPFFLYNLVISEEDFQSLKSQQGLLVDFSAFPQKFIDLLQQCIQEQNKDIPRFLLQLVSSASVLDHTPVSLNVVETNPFKHLTHLSLKFLPGNDAEIKKFLASCLKCLKEDKEMLEQKLRKTEEDFTRQLSYTQQSLSEKSQELDKLKNEWTTYTTALTNTHTQELTNEKERALQAQAQYQQQHEQQKKELESLHQKSIQQLQNRLSELEVINKDLTERRYKGDSTVRELKAKLSGVDDECQRAKQEVLSLRRENTTLDAECHEKEKLINQLQTRVAVLEQEIKDKDQLVVRTKEVLDATQEQKVILEESTEKKQSHIEKLETTIKSLSAELLKANEIIKKLQGDLKTLMSKLKLKNTVTIQQEKLLAEKEERLQKQQRELQETGQSLQMKEQEVCKLQEQLETTIQKLEESKQLLKTNENVITWLNKQLNEIQMAKKLETSSSPHGGVRPGISPQGMLDRPSFPSSGVSHPISPLYALQNFPEPAGRKSANLQCPGPKIQFNTQLSKMNRCAEVQRVTAATGHPANKENGDNFGLEPKYFKKKDDSVPLRGLSQNALNSEYLKAYLSTKAQPSPKAAVTTASAYFPG; this is encoded by the exons ATGGCGGCGGAGTGTTTGTTCAACCGGCCGGTGTGCGTGCAAGTGCGGTGCCAGGGCTGCGAGGAGAG GAGATTAAATGTTCGAGTGAATATTGAGCTACTGTCAATTTCTAATCCTGTTCATAAAAAG GATTTAGCTGTCCGATTGACTGATGATTCTGATCCTTTTTTCCTGTATAATCTTGTCATATCTGAGGaagattttcaaag TTTAAAATCCCAGCAGGGTCTCTTGGtagatttttctgctttcccgCAAAAATTTATAGATCTACTTCAACAATGTATTCAGGAACAGAACAAAGATATCCCAAG gTTTTTGCTGCAGTTAGTTTCTTCAGCATCTGTTCTAGATCACACACCTGTCTCTTTAAATGTGGTGGAGACAAACCCTTTCAAACATCTTACACATCTCTCTCTAAAATTCCTACCAGGAAATGATGCAGAAATAAAGAAGTTTTTAGCCAGCTGTTTGAAATGCCTTAAG GAAGACAAAGAGATGCTGGAACAAAAGCTTAGAAAAACTGAAGAGGATTTTACCAGGCAGTTGAGCTACACTCAGCAG AGCTTGTCAGAAAAGAGCCAAGAACTAGACAAGCTGAAAAATGAATGGACAACATATACCACAGCTctaacaaacacacacacacaggaactgacaaatgaaaaggaaagagctCTCCAG GCACAAGCTCAGTACCAGCAACAGCatgaacaacagaaaaaggaattagAAAGTTTGCATCAGAAGAGTATTCAGCAGTTGCAGAACAGACTCTCAGAACTGGAGGTCATCAATAAAGATCTAACAGAAAGGAGATATAAAGGAGACTCCACAGTTAGAGAGCTAAAAGCAAAGCTCTCTGGAGTAGATGAT GAATGCCAAAGAGCAAAGCAGGAGGTGCTGTCACTGCGTCGGGAGAACACTACTCTGGATGCTGAGTGTCATGAGAAAGAGAAACTCATTAATCAGTTACAAACACGGGTTGCCGTTCTGGAACAAGAGATCAAAGATAAGGATCAATTGGTGGTTAGGACAAAAGAAGTATTGGATGCAACACAAGAACAAAAG GTGATACTGGAAGAGagtacagaaaagaaacaaagtcaTATTGAAAAACTTGAGACAACAATTAAGTCGCTGTCAGCTGAACTTCTTAAG GCGAATGAAATTATCAAGAAATTACAAGGAGATTTGAAAACACTAATGAGTAAACTGAAATTGAAAAATACAGTAACAATTCAGCAAGAAAAACTGTtggcagaaaaagaagagagacttcaaaagcagcagagagaattGCAGGAAACGGGACAATCTCTTCAAATGAAAGAACAGGAG GTTTGCAAGCTACAAGAACAGCTAGAAACAACGATacaaaaactggaagaaagtaaGCAGTTATTAAAAACGAATGAAAATG TAATTACATGGCTAAACAAACAGCTGAATGAAATTCAGATGGCAAAGAAGTTAGAGACTTCTAGCAGTCCACATGGTGGTGTTAGGCCTGGTATTTCACCTCAAGGCATG CTCGATCGACCATCCTTTCCCAGCTCAGGAGTCAGTCATCCCATTTCTCCTCTATATGCACTCCAGAACTTTCCTGAACCAGCGGGTAGGAAAAGTGCCAATCTACAATGTCCAGGACCAAAG ATTCAGTTTAACACACAGCTTTCTAAAATGAATCGATGTGCAGAAGTTCAGAGAGTGACTGCTGCAACTGGTCATCCAGCAAATAAAGAGAA